The following is a genomic window from Butyricimonas faecihominis.
TAAATCAAAAAATAGTTAATAATTTGAATATGTTGTATACAAAACGTATATAAAAAAGAGTGATAAGTAAATGACAAATTTAAAAGAAAAAGCGATTTATGGGATGATTTGGAGTGCTGTGGAGAGATTTGGATACATGTTTATAATGTTTTTATCTAACTTTTTCTTAGCACGTTTATTAAACCCTGACGATTTTGGTCTAATAGGGATGATTTTGATTTTTATTACTGTTGCTAATATTATTGTTGATGGGGGATTTGCATCAGCTCTGATTCAAAAGAAAACAATTAATGATGAAGATTATTCAACGGCATTTTATGTGAATATTGTAATAGCCTTACTTTTATATTTATTACTATATTGTAGTGCTCCTTGCATTTCTAATTTCTATAAAGAACCATTATTAACCTTCTTATTACGTGTCATTGGTGTTGTCTTGTTAACGAACTCATTGAGTGTTGTCCAAATTGCGAAAATAAAACGGGAATTGAATTTTAAATATTTAGGAATAGTTTCTATCGTTTCTTCATTTTTGGGATGTTGTTTAGGGGTTGCTTGTGCCTTTTGTTCGCTAGGAGTATGGAGTTTAGTAATTCAGATGTTGACTATTAGTTTGATTAGATCAATAATGTTATTTGTGACTTCTTCTTGGAAACCTGCGTGCTATTTTTCTATAAAAGTATTAAAACAACAATTTAATTTCGGGTCAATGATCTTATTATCAAATTTGATAGATACTATTTATTCTAATACATTACCATTGATTATTGGGAGATCATTTTCATCTAAAACATTAGGATTGTATACTCAAGCAAGAACTTTAGAGAGTGTGCCTAATCAAACTCTGACAACCATCGTAGGGCAGGTTACATTTCCTATTTTTTCAAAATTGCAAGATGAACCTGATAAATTATTAAATGGTCTTCGAAAAACAACACGATGTTTAGTGTATATTAATTTTCCTTTGATGATATTGTTAATTATTATAGCAGATCCTTTATTTCGCATTTTGTATACAGAAAAATGGGTTGAAGCTGTTCCATTCTTTCAAATAGCTTGTTTGGGAGGGATGTTATCGTCTTCGATACAATTAAATAATTCTATTTTATTAGCACAAGGATTTTCTAAATTATTTTTTTTTAGCCGTTTTGTTAAACAATTATTGGGTTTCTTTTTAATATTGATGATCGCATTTATAGGAAATTTGTGGTGGTTAATGATTGTGGGAACGGTTCTAATTCCTTTATTATTTCTTCTTGTAAGTATTTTTTATACAAGAAGAGTAATGCCGTGTTATGGGTTTAAAGAACAAATTTTAAATATTGGGGATATATTATTGATTAGTTTACTATGTGGATGTATATCTTATGTATTATGTGATTATGTATTTTTAGAATGCATTTTCATTGAATTATGTATGAAAGTAGTAGTGTACTGTTTTTCATATACGTTGATTTCTAGATATTTTCTTGTCAAAGAGTTTCAGATTTTTTATAATGAAATGAAACAATTGTTTGTTAAATTGAAATCAACTAAAATGCATTTATAAATAGATGATTTGAAGTATTGTAACGTAAAACTATTAATATGAAATCTTTTTTGAAGAAAGCATTTAATATATTTTTTAACAAATTGATTTATCGTTATTGTAAATTTAAATTAGATAAATATCTTAAAAATGTCTGTAAGCCCAAAATTAAGTTAACAACGACTGAAAAAAAAATGGTGGATGAGGTATGGAAAAAATTGAAATTGAAGTACAATTATGACTGGTTCAGTTTTTATAAGTCATTTGAAAACGGTTTTTCGCCTTATTATATTCCTCAGGATATATGGAGTGGTATCGAATTTATCTTGAATCCATTACAGTATAGAAACATGTTGTCTCATAAGGGATTTTTACATAAATTTGTTAGTAGTGAGTATTTACCTCATACGTTGATAAATATTATAGAAGGAGTAATTTATGATGAGAATGACCAAATTATATCAAAAGAATGTGCAAGAGATATTCTATGGAATAATCGAGAATTTGTAAAAAAGTATTCAACAAATTTTGGAGGAGGGAATGGTGTTTGTTTTTATGATTTATCTAAAAATAATGATGAAGAAAAAAATAAAATTATTTCAGAAATTTTAGAAACATCCGAAGATTTGATTTGCCAGCAGACATTAAAAATATCGGATGAATTGTCTCGGTATAATCCATATTCTGTAAATACTATACGGGTGTTTACAATAAATTTGAATGGCTCCGTATCAGTTGTATCTTCTTATATGAGAATGTCTTCGTCTCAACGTAAAAATGATAATGTGTGTACGGGAGGGGTGTATATAGGAGTGAAAAGTGATGGAAAATTACATGAATATGGTTTAAATAAAGGTTTTCAACGTTTTTATAAAGCTCCCTCGATGATTTCTTTTAAAGGAGAGAAGATTACTTCTTATGAAAAAATTAAAAATGTTGTGACAGAACAACATGGAAAAATTCCATTTGTAAAATTTGTTGCATGGGATGTCACTATAGATATTAACAATAATATTCGAATAATAGAATTGAATCTTGATTCTCAAAATTTAGAATATCATCAACCTTTTAATGGACCTTTTTTAAAAGACAGAACGGAAGAGGTGATTAATTATGTGATGAGAATTGATTCCAAACGCTTTTGGTACGTATGATTTTAATTGAAAATTAAGATCTTATTAGTGTACCTTCAAAGTGTAGATTTCTTAGGGATCAATTTTAATATTATTTCAGAATTTTATTATTTCCTTGATCTGCTGAATTCTTAGTAATTTATTGTGGAATTAATATCTGATATGCTATAAGGATAATATTGGTTTCATATGTATTTTATGAGTTTACGTGTTAGATTTATCATGTTGTTAATAAAATTATTAGTAATTTAAATGGCAAGGAAATTGGTATTTGTGCTGATAATAACAATATATCGAGTATTGTTGGATAAATTGTACGTTAGCACGATTTCTCCATTTTTTAGTTATGATAGTTTAATTATAAATAGAAGTGAGAGTGTTTACGTTTTTTCTTGGGGAATACTTTTGATTTTAACGTGGTGCGTTTATCCATTCTTGAAAAAAGAAACTAGTTTTATATCTTTTGTGGTAGCGATGTTGTTTTTGTTTAAGGTCATTCCTTTCACGTCATTCATTGCGTGTAATGCTCAACCCTGGGAATTTATTGTTTTACAAACTATTTATTGGTCTCTTATTTTTGTATTACTTAGAGTTGTACCATCATTTCGAATTCCTTACCTTGGTAAAAATACATTATTTATAAATGGGGTTACCTTTATTTTTGTCGCTGTTATCGTTTTTTTGTCGGGTTACTATGCCCATTTTCGTCTACATTTTTCACTAATGGATGTCTATGATTTACGTAGGGAGGCACGAGATTATGATATCCCAATCGTATTAGGATACATTCATAGTGCTGCAGCTAAGGTTCTTCCTTTATTATTAATTTTCTATGTAGGACAAAAGAAAAGAGTTATTGTACTATTTATTGTTTTGGCAATACTTTTGAGTTTTGGTGTAAATGGAATGAAATCAACTTTTCTGAATTTGTTTCTTTGTTTGGGACTCTATTATTTGCACTCTAAATATTTGTTATCAAAATTATCAATCGGTTTAATTTTTCTTTGTATAGTTGCTTTATTTGAATTTTCATTTTTGGGGAGTTATTTTATTTCTGATATTTTAATACGTAGGATATTATATATTCCATCTTTGTTGGATACATATTATTATAATTATGCTATTGAGTATGGTCCTCTTTATTTTAATCCAGTAGTCAATAAGACAGACATTGCATATGTTATTGGTGGTTTTTGGCGTACAAGTCGAACTTGTGCAAATAATGGACTATTTTCTGATGCTTATATAAATCTTGGTATTTGGGGGGTATTTATATATCCTTTTGTTTATACGATTTTTTTTAAATATGTAGAATCCATATTTAGAGGTAAAGATTATGGGATTACCTTCTATGCGGCTTTTATTATTACTTATAACATGATCAGTT
Proteins encoded in this region:
- a CDS encoding lipopolysaccharide biosynthesis protein, whose amino-acid sequence is MTNLKEKAIYGMIWSAVERFGYMFIMFLSNFFLARLLNPDDFGLIGMILIFITVANIIVDGGFASALIQKKTINDEDYSTAFYVNIVIALLLYLLLYCSAPCISNFYKEPLLTFLLRVIGVVLLTNSLSVVQIAKIKRELNFKYLGIVSIVSSFLGCCLGVACAFCSLGVWSLVIQMLTISLIRSIMLFVTSSWKPACYFSIKVLKQQFNFGSMILLSNLIDTIYSNTLPLIIGRSFSSKTLGLYTQARTLESVPNQTLTTIVGQVTFPIFSKLQDEPDKLLNGLRKTTRCLVYINFPLMILLIIIADPLFRILYTEKWVEAVPFFQIACLGGMLSSSIQLNNSILLAQGFSKLFFFSRFVKQLLGFFLILMIAFIGNLWWLMIVGTVLIPLLFLLVSIFYTRRVMPCYGFKEQILNIGDILLISLLCGCISYVLCDYVFLECIFIELCMKVVVYCFSYTLISRYFLVKEFQIFYNEMKQLFVKLKSTKMHL
- a CDS encoding sugar-transfer associated ATP-grasp domain-containing protein, whose amino-acid sequence is MKSFLKKAFNIFFNKLIYRYCKFKLDKYLKNVCKPKIKLTTTEKKMVDEVWKKLKLKYNYDWFSFYKSFENGFSPYYIPQDIWSGIEFILNPLQYRNMLSHKGFLHKFVSSEYLPHTLINIIEGVIYDENDQIISKECARDILWNNREFVKKYSTNFGGGNGVCFYDLSKNNDEEKNKIISEILETSEDLICQQTLKISDELSRYNPYSVNTIRVFTINLNGSVSVVSSYMRMSSSQRKNDNVCTGGVYIGVKSDGKLHEYGLNKGFQRFYKAPSMISFKGEKITSYEKIKNVVTEQHGKIPFVKFVAWDVTIDINNNIRIIELNLDSQNLEYHQPFNGPFLKDRTEEVINYVMRIDSKRFWYV
- a CDS encoding O-antigen polymerase, with the translated sequence MARKLVFVLIITIYRVLLDKLYVSTISPFFSYDSLIINRSESVYVFSWGILLILTWCVYPFLKKETSFISFVVAMLFLFKVIPFTSFIACNAQPWEFIVLQTIYWSLIFVLLRVVPSFRIPYLGKNTLFINGVTFIFVAVIVFLSGYYAHFRLHFSLMDVYDLRREARDYDIPIVLGYIHSAAAKVLPLLLIFYVGQKKRVIVLFIVLAILLSFGVNGMKSTFLNLFLCLGLYYLHSKYLLSKLSIGLIFLCIVALFEFSFLGSYFISDILIRRILYIPSLLDTYYYNYAIEYGPLYFNPVVNKTDIAYVIGGFWRTSRTCANNGLFSDAYINLGIWGVFIYPFVYTIFFKYVESIFRGKDYGITFYAAFIITYNMISSFFTVCLLTHGMFILCLIVMFMPSITNAPQRKIVPHL